One window of Medicago truncatula cultivar Jemalong A17 chromosome 2, MtrunA17r5.0-ANR, whole genome shotgun sequence genomic DNA carries:
- the LOC112419276 gene encoding uncharacterized protein, translated as MAKSIACRTRPTYGVKRYTKVNEWPGMDELRKCHQIILTWSYIYKLPEKLVCPKLELLQLENIGDNLEVPDDFFSGMIELKVVSLYGMMFAPSLPSSLLLLTKIRTLNLAGCVLEDISIVAELKSLEILSLERSDITELPNEIRQLTNLRMLNLANCSRLRFIPANLISSLTCLEELYLGNCFIEWDVKGSNDQSKNASLEELRSLSHLTALDIMTQDASVWPRDLLVFEKLERYNIFIGDMWKWSLDWSGNASEPARILKLNDSRGSSILLDRGFNSLLNSAEDMCLAKIHCVRNVLYELNRGGFPQLKHLRLQDSTELQYIINSTGWVNPYPALLNLETLALQNLFNLEKICHGPIPIQSFVKLKSFEVKGCDKLKNLLRYSLVRDLPQLREIKIADCQMITEIISEVDKEIDKIIFPELCSLELESLPRLVSLCAPLTQCIHVPLIDQKVVMPHLELLKLSKINCEKLWDDKLLSHSRMQNLKSLTIDKCGSMRYAFSSSVARELVNLKSLKISNCKMLEDIFVSNSNDEDLLPVLETFEISHMEHLKSVWHNQLAPNSFCKLKQLKIQFCNKLSNIVPSNVLDKLQKLETMTVTDCPNLEVVFETQGLKADGGRQIRLDMQLKTLTLKNLPMLKHIWSGNPNESFKFQNICLLQVIECKTLNHVLPLSMAKELQHLQEIYIEECGIEFIAAHDELADTFPILIFPELTSLSLRDLSQLRSFSHGLHTLDCPVLRHVDVLHCDKLVLFKPKSLNYQEIVPVDTVPLLSIEKFVPNTRELILNRKDVTMLCNGQLNDELIYRVTDLRLRCFHEEADKFPSGFLQKFINLIKLKVTCSSFTYIFSSGSECAGHSETTMKLRNLVLVQLDNLEFICEEKSEVQSVIQNIETLSVTRCSRLKNIVPSSALFENLEQLDVVKCGGLEYIMKSSTITNLPKLRKLCIDFCEKIEVIVASDDENDASELSFMKLGYLRLNNLPRLRSFCKGRHDFKFPLLRTLFVINCPMMETFSNGMLNAPRLLEVRVTPQDDRWNGDLNTTIKKIAVKRNSMDD; from the exons ATGGCTAAATCAATTGCATGTAGGACTCGACCAACCTATGGGGTGAAAAGGTACACTAAAGTAAATGAATGGCCTGGGATGGATGAGCTTCGAAAATGCCATCAGATCATCCTTACTTGGTCTTATATTTACAAGCTTCCTGAGAAGCTGGTGTGTCCAAAGTTGGAGCTACTTCAACTTGAAAATATAGGTGATAATTTGGAAGTCCCCGATGACTTCTTCTCTGGGATGATAGAGCTAAAGGTCGTTAGTTTATATGGAATGATGTTTGCCCCTTCTCTACCATCATCTCTCCTTCTCTTGACAAAAATCCGAACATTGAATTTGGCTGGATGTGTGTTAGAAGACATATCAATAGTGGCAGAGCTGAAGAGTTTAGAGATTCTCAGCCTTGAAAGATCAGATATTACAGAACTCCCTAATGAAATAAGACAACTAACTAATCTTCGAATGCTGAACTTAGCCAATTGCTCTAGACTGAGATTCATTCCTGCAAATCTTATTTCAAGTCTAACTTGCTTGGAAGAGTTGTACTTGGGGAATTGTTTTATCGAGTGGGATGTCAAGGGAAGCAACGATCAAAGCAAAAATGCAAGTCTAGAAGAGCTAAGGAGTTTGTCTCATCTAACCGCTTTGGACATAATGACTCAAGATGCTTCAGTTTGGCCTAGGGACTTGCTAGTCTTTGAAAAGCTTGAAAGATACAACATATTTATTGGTGATATGTGGAAATGGTCTTTGGACTGGTCGGGAAATGCATCTGAACCTGCCAGGATACTTAAGCTCAACGACAGTAGGGGTTCAAGCATTCTTTTGGATCGTGGATTTAACTCCTTGTTGAATTCAGCCGAGGACATGTGTCTTGCCAAAATACATTGTGTTAGAAATGTTCTTTATGAGCTGAATAGGGGAGGCTTTCCGCAATTAAAACATTTGCGCCTTCAAGACAGCACTGAACTTCAGTACATCATTAATTCAACGGGGTGGGTTAATCCCTATCCTGCTTTACTCAACTTAGAGACTTTGGCTCTTCAAAATCTGTTTAATCTGGAAAAAATATGCCATGGGCCAATTCCAATTCAATCTTTTGTCAAACTAAAATCTTTTGAAGTCAAAGGTTGTGACAAATTGAAGAATCTGTTGCGGTATTCCCTTGTTAGAGACCTTCCTCAACTTCGTGAAATAAAAATTGCTGATTGCCAAATGATTACAGAAATCATATCTGAGGTGGATAAAGAAATTGACAAGATTATATTCCCTGAGTTGTGTTCTCTTGAACTTGAAAGTTTGCCTCGTCTCGTTAGTTTATGTGCGCCATTGACGCAGTGCATACATGTGCCACTAATTGATCAAAAG GTTGTGATGCCCCACCTTGAACTATTGAAGCTGTCTAAGATCAACTGTGAGAAATTGTGGGATGACAAACTTCTGAGTCATTCTCGCATGCAAAACTTGAAGAGTTTGACAATAGACAAATGTGGTAGCATGAGATACGCATTCTCATCCTCAGTTGCTAGAGAACTTGTAAACCTGAAATCTCTTAAGATTAGTAATTGCAAAATGTTGGAGGACATATTTGTCTCCAACTCTAATGACGAG GATCTACTTCCAGTGTTAGAGACATTTGAAATCTCCCACATGGAACACTTGAAGTCAGTATGGCACAATCAACTAGCCCCAAATTCCTTCTGCAAATTGAAGCAACTGAAAATTCAATTCTGCAATAAATTATCAAATATAGTTCCATCTAATGTTCTTGATAAATTACAGAAGCTGGAGACAATGACTGTAACAGATTGTCCTAATCTAGAAGTTGTATTCGAAACACAAGGTCTAAAAGCAGATGGTGGTAGACAGATAAGGCTGGATATGCAATTGAAAACTCTCACTTTGAAGAATTTACCGATGTTGAAACACATATGGAGTGGGAATCCTAATGAAAGCTTCAAGTTTCAAAACATCTGCCTATTGCAAGTTATTGAATGTAAAACCCTTAATCATGTCCTTCCCCTCTCTATGGCTAAAGAGCTTCAGCATCTCCAAGAAATTTATATTGAAGAATGTGGCATAGAGTTTATTGCAGCACATGATGAATTGGCTGACACATTCCCAATACTTATTTTCCCAGAATTAACATCTTTGAGTTTACGAGATTTGTCACAACTTCGAAGCTTCTCTCATGGATTACATACCTTGGATTGTCCGGTTTTAAGACATGTGGATGTGCTTCATTGTGACAAGCTTGTTCTATTCAAGCCAAAGTCTCTAAATTACCAAGAAATTGTTCCAGTTGATACAGTACCCCTTCTCTCAATCGAAAAG TTTGTCCCCAACACAAGGGAGCTTATTCTGAACAGAAAGGATGTCACCATGTTATGCAATGGTCAACTTAATGATGAGCTTATCTACAGAGTAACAGATCTTCGCCTGCGATGTTTCCATGAAGAGGCTGACAAATTTCCATCTGGTTTCCTCCAAAAGTTTATCAATCTCATAAAGCTTAAGGTGACATGTAGTTCTTTCACATACATTTTCTCGAGTGGAAGCGAATGCGCTGGACATTCTGAAACAACTATGAAGTTGAGAAATTTAGTACTTGTTCAGTTAGATAACCTCGAGTTTATATGTGAAGAGAAATCTGAGGTGCAATCAGTTATTCAAAATATTGAAACTTTGAGTGTAACTAGATGTTCTAGGCTGAAGAACATCGTTCCATCCTCGGCTttgtttgagaatttagagCAGTTGGATGTGGTAAAATGTGGTGGACTGGAATATATTAtgaaatcatcaacaattacCAATTTACCAAAACTTCGAAAATTATGCATAGATTTTTGTGAAAAGATAGAAGTAATCGTTGCAagtgatgatgagaatgatgcTTCTGAGTTATCATTTATGAAATTGGGGTATCTGCGATTGAATAACTTACCAAGGCTAAGAAGTTTTTGTAAAGGAAGACATGACTTCAAATTTCCACTATTGAGGACGTTATTTGTAATAAACTGTCCCATGATGGAAACTTTCTCAAATGGTATGTTGAACGCACCAAGGCTCTTAGAAGTACGTGTAACACCGCAAGATGATCGTTGGAATGGTGACCTTAAcactactataaaaaaaattgcagtgAAAAGG AACTCTATGGATGATTAG
- the LOC120578393 gene encoding probable disease resistance protein At4g27220: MDVIISIAAKFAEIMVAPIGRQFRYILYYKDYLKKMKTDVQKLEGIKNSVQHTVDEARRNGEEIENVVQNWMSKVDNTFAEANKLIDNEDLAIGQRSMRNFPNLCTRHQLSKKIKKMIQKISEVIVEGKFDRISYRASLQVTITPFGRGYEALHSRTSMLNEIMLALKDANIFIIGVYGMGGVGKTTLVKELAWQAENDESFSAVVMATITDSPDGIEIQGQIADALDLKFNKETKEGRARELRERITKEKSILVVLDDIWRKIELTELGVPFGNDHKGCKVVVTSRDLNLLLEVLNEEDSWQLFKKMAGDVVQDFNIKPIAVEVARRCAGFPLLIVTVAKALRKKKIFDWKSTLNELERFDQEGLHKKIYSALELSYNCLESDELKSLFLFIGSFGLDYLHTGELFSSYWGMGLYRHSHTLTDARTRYCKLINDLKACSLLLESEAELIRIHDVVRDVAKSIASRTRPTYGVQRFALIKQWPEIDQLQKCHQISLHWSYIYNLPEKMECPELTLLILENIGEYLKISDDFFSGMRELSVVSLYGMMFAPSPPPSLRILTKIQTLELAGCVLEDISIVAELKSLEILNLERSDIKELPQEIGQLTNLRMLNLANCSGLRFIPANLISSLTCLEELYMGNCFIKWNIKGSKDQSNHASLEEIWNLSHLTSLDIMIQDASIWPRDLQVFEKLDRYNIFIGDMWKWSLEWSGCASESSRILKLADSRSSNILSDHGSTFLLNSAEDMCLAKIQCVRNVLYELNREGFPQLKHLRIQDSTDLKHIINSIDWIHPYPALPNLESLALQNLFNLEEICHGPIPIQSFTELKSFEVKGCDKLKNLLWYSLVRNLPRLLEIKISDCKMITEIIAEQTYDADKEIDKIMFHKLRSIVLENLPSLISFCSMLLTVDIKKCGEDYQGTQCLPVALMDEKVVMPHLELLKLSKINSRKLWDDKLSGHSCIQNLRSLTIDKCGSIAYAFSSSMAGELVNLQHLEISNCQMLEQIIVSDGKFDNLPLSQEPFYNDVGIY; encoded by the exons ATGGATGTTATTATTTCAATTGCTGCTAAATTTGCTGAAATTATGGTTGCACCTATTGGACGTCAATTTCGTTACATACTCTACTACAAGGACTACCTTAAAAAGATGAAAACTGATGTCCAAAAGCTGGAGGGAATAAAAAACAGTGTGCAACACACTGTTGATGAGGCTAGAAGGAACGGAGAAGAGATTGAAAATGTTGTCCAAAATTGGATGAGCAAAGTGGACAACACTTTTGCGGAGGCAAATAAACTAATTGACAATGAAGACCTTGCAATAGGTCAACGTTCTATGCGAAACTTTCCCAATCTGTGCACAAGGCATCAGCTGAGCAAgaagattaaaaagatgataCAAAAGATTTCTGAAGTCATAGTAGAAGGAAAATTTGACAGAATATCTTACCGTGCTTCTTTGCAAGTAACAATCACACCATTCGGTAGAGGTTATGAGGCCCTGCACTCAAGAACATCAATGCTGAATGAGATTATGCTTGCATTGAAGGATGCTAACATCTTCATCATTGGTGTGTATGGGATGGGTGGAGTGGGGAAAACGACATTAGTGAAAGAATTAGCTTGGCAAGCTGAGAATGATGAGTCATTTAGTGCTGTAGTTATGGCTACTATAACTGATTCTCCAGATGGGATAGAAATTCAAGGCCAAATTGCTGATGCCTTGGATCTGAAATTTAACAAGGAGACCAAAGAAGGAAGAGCAAGAGAATTGCGTGAAAGGATAACCAAGGAGAAGAGTATTCTTGTTGTGCTAGATGACATTTGGAGGAAAATTGAATTGACAGAACTGGGGGTTCCATTTGGTAATGATCATAAAGGATGTAAGGTGGTGGTGACATCTAGAGATCTAAATTTGTT ACTTGAAGTTTTAAATGAGGAGGATAGTTGgcaattgtttaagaaaatggCAGGTGATGTTGTTCAAGATTTCAATATAAAACCAATTGCAGTAGAAGTGGCCAGACGTTGTGCTGGTTTTCCGCTTTTGATTGTTACTGTGGCAAAGGCtttgaggaagaaaaaaatcttTGATTGGAAAAGCACGTTAAATGAGTTAGAGAGATTTGATCAAGAAGGGCtgcataagaaaatatattctGCTTTGGAATTGAGTTATAATTGCCTAGAAAGTGATGAGCTAAAGTCACTGTTCTTATTCATAGGTTCGTTTGGACTAGATTACCTCCACACCGGAGAACTGTTTTCAAGCTATTGGGGGATGGGCTTATATAGACACTCTCACACATTGACAGATGCAAGAACCAGATACTGCAAATTAATAAATGACCTAAAGGCTTGCTCACTGTTACTTGAGTCTGAAGCTGAACTAATTAGAATTCATGATGTTGTTAGAGATGTGGCCAAATCAATCGCATCTAGGACTCGACCAACCTATGGTGTGCAAAGGTTCGCTTTGATAAAACAGTGGCCAGAGATAGATCAGCTCCAAAAATGCCATCAGATCAGTCTGCATTGGTCTTATATTTACAATCTTCCTGAGAAGATGGAGTGCCCAGAGTTGACTCTACTTATACTTGAAAATATAGGTGAGTATTTAAAAATCTCCGATGACTTCTTCTCTGGGATGAGAGAGCTATCGGTCGTTAGTTTATATGGAATGATGTTTGCTCCTTCTCCACCACCATCTCTTCGTATCTTGACAAAAATCCAAACGCTGGAGCTGGCTGGATGTGTGTTAGAAGACATATCAATAGTTGCAGAGCTGAAGAGTTTAGAGATTCTCAACCTTGAAAGATCTGATATTAAAGAACTCCCCCAAGAAATAGGACAACTAACTAATCTTCGAATGCTGAATTTAGCCAATTGCTCTGGGCTGAGATTCATTCCTGCAAACCTTATTTCGAGCTTAACATGCTTGGAAGAGTTATACATGGGGAATTGCTTTATCAAGTGGAATATAAAGGGAAGCAAAGATCAAAGTAATCATGCAAGTCTAGAAGAGATTTGGAATTTGTCACATCTAACATCATTAGACATAATGATTCAGGATGCTTCAATTTGGCCGAGGGATTTGCAGGTCTTTGAAAAGCTTGATAGATACAACATATTTATTGGTGATATGTGGAAATGGTCTTTGGAATGGTCTGGATGTGCTTCTGAATCTTCAAGAATACTTAAGCTCGCGGACAGTAGGAGTTCAAACATTCTTTCTGATCATGGGTCTACCTTCTTGTTAAATTCAGCAGAGGACATGTGCCTTGCCAAAATTCAATGTGTTAGAAATGTCCTTTATGAACTGAATAGGGAAGGTTTTCCACAATTAAAGCATTTGCGCATTCAAGATAGTACTGATCTAAAGCACATCATTAACTCAATTGACTGGATTCATCCTTATCCTGCTTTACCCAACTTAGAGAGTTTAGCTCTTCAAAATCTATTTAATCTTGAAGAAATATGTCATGGCCCAATTCCAATTCAATCTTTTACCGAACTAAAATCTTTTGAAGTCAAAGGCTGTGACAAGTTGAAGAATCTTTTATGGTACTCTTTGGTTAGAAACCTTCCTCGCCTTCTCGAAATAAAAATTTCTGATTGCAAAATGATTACAGAAATCATAGCTGAGCAAACATATGATGCTGATAAAGAAATCGATAAGATTATGTTCCATAAGTTGCGTTCTATTGTACTTGAGAACTTGCCTAGTCTCATTAGTTTCTGTTCCATGTTATTGACAGTTGATATCAAAAAGTGTGGTGAAGATTATCAAGGTACACAATGCTTACCTGTGGCCCTAATGGATGAAAAG gTTGTGATGCCCCACCTTGAACTCTTGAAGCTGTCTAAGATCAATTCTAGGAAACTGTGGGATGACAAACTTTCGGGGCATTCTTGCATTCAAAACTTGAGGAGTTTGACAATTGACAAATGTGGTAGCATAGCCTATGCATTCTCATCCTCAATGGCTGGAGAGCTTGTAAACCTGCAGCATCTTGAGATTAGTAATTGCCAAATGTTGGAGCAGATAATTGTCTCAGATGGAAAGTTTGACAATCTTCCTTTATCTCAGGAACCATTCTATAATGATGTGGGCAtctattaa
- the LOC25487097 gene encoding uncharacterized protein isoform X1: MEHLKSIWHNQLATKSLCKLKQLKIEFCNEISNVIPSYVLNKLQNLEIVTIDNCPTLEVVFETQGLKADGGRQTRLEMQLRTLSLKHLPMLRHIWSGNPNESFMFQNLCLLNVTECKSLIHVFPFSVAKELQHLQELYIEECGMEIIVAQDELVNRFPIFIFPELTSLSFQDLTQLRSFYNGLHTLDCPVLRDVDVLHCDKLELFKPMSINCRDIVPVDTLPLLSIEKVVQNTRELILSCKDVSMLRNGQLNDELIYAVKSLCLRCFHDESVKFPSGFLQRFINLENLKLTCSSFSEIFSSGSVCTGHYKTSMKLRSLVLSNLHNLEFICDVKSEVQPIIQNMETLVVYRCSRLKNIVPSSVLFENLEHLQVSDCTGLEIIVKSSTAASLQKLTKLCIDDCENIEEIVASDDENDASELDFMKLEYLRLSNLPRLRSFCKGRHGFKFPQLQKLFVVDCPVMETFSHGVLNAPKLIAVHVNEQDEWHWNGDINTTIRKFVAKTVMSIQNRLSPITNQLLSLCILTLLCFFLFMNIQNSKDD, encoded by the exons ATGGAACACTTAAAGTCAATATGGCACAATCAACTAGCTACAAAATCATTATGCAAACTGAAACAGTTGAAAATTGAATTCTGCAATGAAATTTCAAATGTAATTCCATCTTATGTGCTTAATAAATTACAGAATCTCGAGATAGTGACTATAGATAATTGTCCCACACTGGAAGTTGTATTTGAAACACAAGGTTTAAAAGCAGATGGTGGTAGACAGACAAGGCTGGAAATGCAGTTGAGAACTCTCAGTTTGAAACATTTACCAATGTTGAGACATATATGGAGTGGGAATCCTAATGAAAGCTTCATGTTTCAAAACCTCTGCCTATTGAATGTTACAGAATGCAAAAGCCTTATTCATGTTTTCCCCTTCTCAGTGGCTAAAGAGCTTCAGCATCTCCAAGAGCTTTATATTGAAGAATGTGGCATGGAGATTATTGTAGCACAAGATGAATTGGTCAACAGATTTCCAATATTTATTTTCCCAGAATTAACATCTTTGAGTTTCCAAGATTTGACACAACTTCGAAGCTTCTACAATGGATTACATACCTTGGATTGTCCTGTTTTAAGAGATGTGGATGTGCTTCATTGTGACAAGCTCGAACTATTCAAGCCAATGTCTATAAATTGCCGAGATATTGTCCCGGTTGATACACTACCCCTCCTTTCAATTGAAAAG GTTGTCCAGAACACAAGGGAGCTTATTCTGAGCTGCAAGGATGTCTCCATGTTACGCAATGGTCAACTTAATGATGAGCTTATTTACGCGGTGAAATCTCTTTGCCTACGATGTTTTCATGACGAGTCTGTCAAGTTTCCATCAGGTTTCTTGCAAAGGTTTATCAATCTCGAAAACCTTAAGTTGACATGTAGTTCCTTCTCAGAGATTTTCTCGAGTGGAAGCGTTTGCACTGGACATTATAAAACAAGTATGAAGTTGAGAAGTTTAGTACTCAGTAACTTACACAACCTTGAGTTTATATGTGATGTCAAATCTGAGGTGCAACCAATTATTCAGAACATGGAAACTTTGGTTGTATATAGATGTTCTAGACTCAAGAATATAGTTCCATCCTCAGTGCTGTTTGAGAATTTAGAGCACTTGCAGGTGAGCGATTGTACTGGATTGGAAATTATTGTGAAATCATCAACAGCTGCCAGTTTACAAAAACTCACAAAGTTGTGCATAGATGATTGTGAAAATATAGAAGAAATAGTTGCAagtgatgatgagaatgatgcTTCTGAGCTAGATTTTATGAAACTGGAGTATCTGAGATTGAGTAACTTACCAAGGCTAAGAAGTTTTTGCAAGGGTAGACATGGCTTCAAATTTCCACAACTGCAGAAGTTATTTGTAGTAGATTGTCCCGTGATGGAAACTTTCTCACATGGAGTGTTGAACGCACCAAAGCTCATAGCAGTGCATGTGAATGAACAAGATGAATGGCATTGGAATGGTGACATTAATACTACTATAAGAAAATTTGTAGCAAAAACGGTAATGTCTATACAAAATCGATTATCTCCAATCACAAATCAATTGTTATCGCTTTGCATTCTCACATTGTTGTgctttttcttgtttatgaaTATCCAGAACTCTAAGGATGATTGA
- the LOC25487097 gene encoding uncharacterized protein isoform X2 — MEHLKSIWHNQLATKSLCKLKQLKIEFCNEISNVIPSYVLNKLQNLEIVTIDNCPTLEVVFETQGLKADGGRQTRLEMQLRTLSLKHLPMLRHIWSGNPNESFMFQNLCLLNVTECKSLIHVFPFSVAKELQHLQELYIEECGMEIIVAQDELVNRFPIFIFPELTSLSFQDLTQLRSFYNGLHTLDCPVLRDVDVLHCDKLELFKPMSINCRDIVPVDTLPLLSIEKVVQNTRELILSCKDVSMLRNGQLNDELIYAVKSLCLRCFHDESVKFPSGFLQRFINLENLKLTCSSFSEIFSSGSVCTGHYKTSMKLRSLVLSNLHNLEFICDVKSEVQPIIQNMETLVVYRCSRLKNIVPSSVLFENLEHLQVSDCTGLEIIVKSSTAASLQKLTKLCIDDCENIEEIVASDDENDASELDFMKLEYLRLSNLPRLRSFCKGRHGFKFPQLQKLFVVDCPVMETFSHGVLNAPKLIAVHVNEQDEWHWNGDINTTIRKFVAKTNSKDD; from the exons ATGGAACACTTAAAGTCAATATGGCACAATCAACTAGCTACAAAATCATTATGCAAACTGAAACAGTTGAAAATTGAATTCTGCAATGAAATTTCAAATGTAATTCCATCTTATGTGCTTAATAAATTACAGAATCTCGAGATAGTGACTATAGATAATTGTCCCACACTGGAAGTTGTATTTGAAACACAAGGTTTAAAAGCAGATGGTGGTAGACAGACAAGGCTGGAAATGCAGTTGAGAACTCTCAGTTTGAAACATTTACCAATGTTGAGACATATATGGAGTGGGAATCCTAATGAAAGCTTCATGTTTCAAAACCTCTGCCTATTGAATGTTACAGAATGCAAAAGCCTTATTCATGTTTTCCCCTTCTCAGTGGCTAAAGAGCTTCAGCATCTCCAAGAGCTTTATATTGAAGAATGTGGCATGGAGATTATTGTAGCACAAGATGAATTGGTCAACAGATTTCCAATATTTATTTTCCCAGAATTAACATCTTTGAGTTTCCAAGATTTGACACAACTTCGAAGCTTCTACAATGGATTACATACCTTGGATTGTCCTGTTTTAAGAGATGTGGATGTGCTTCATTGTGACAAGCTCGAACTATTCAAGCCAATGTCTATAAATTGCCGAGATATTGTCCCGGTTGATACACTACCCCTCCTTTCAATTGAAAAG GTTGTCCAGAACACAAGGGAGCTTATTCTGAGCTGCAAGGATGTCTCCATGTTACGCAATGGTCAACTTAATGATGAGCTTATTTACGCGGTGAAATCTCTTTGCCTACGATGTTTTCATGACGAGTCTGTCAAGTTTCCATCAGGTTTCTTGCAAAGGTTTATCAATCTCGAAAACCTTAAGTTGACATGTAGTTCCTTCTCAGAGATTTTCTCGAGTGGAAGCGTTTGCACTGGACATTATAAAACAAGTATGAAGTTGAGAAGTTTAGTACTCAGTAACTTACACAACCTTGAGTTTATATGTGATGTCAAATCTGAGGTGCAACCAATTATTCAGAACATGGAAACTTTGGTTGTATATAGATGTTCTAGACTCAAGAATATAGTTCCATCCTCAGTGCTGTTTGAGAATTTAGAGCACTTGCAGGTGAGCGATTGTACTGGATTGGAAATTATTGTGAAATCATCAACAGCTGCCAGTTTACAAAAACTCACAAAGTTGTGCATAGATGATTGTGAAAATATAGAAGAAATAGTTGCAagtgatgatgagaatgatgcTTCTGAGCTAGATTTTATGAAACTGGAGTATCTGAGATTGAGTAACTTACCAAGGCTAAGAAGTTTTTGCAAGGGTAGACATGGCTTCAAATTTCCACAACTGCAGAAGTTATTTGTAGTAGATTGTCCCGTGATGGAAACTTTCTCACATGGAGTGTTGAACGCACCAAAGCTCATAGCAGTGCATGTGAATGAACAAGATGAATGGCATTGGAATGGTGACATTAATACTACTATAAGAAAATTTGTAGCAAAAACG AACTCTAAGGATGATTGA